A region from the Devosia lucknowensis genome encodes:
- a CDS encoding helix-turn-helix domain-containing protein, producing the protein MADTAKFLLVDPSGREQRHYAAFAPRLTHGDAPILKVQHWLQAHRSEEIALAELAAQAGLEQRTFLRRFQKATGLRPTEYVQALRIALAREKLEFSRDTVERIAWTVGYKDPSAFRRVFQKVTGLSASAYRERFSAAASA; encoded by the coding sequence ATGGCCGATACGGCCAAATTCCTGCTCGTCGATCCGTCCGGGAGAGAGCAGCGGCATTACGCAGCCTTCGCGCCGCGCCTGACCCACGGCGACGCGCCGATCCTCAAGGTGCAGCACTGGTTGCAGGCCCATCGCAGCGAGGAAATCGCCCTGGCTGAACTGGCAGCGCAGGCCGGGCTCGAACAGCGCACCTTCCTGCGCCGCTTCCAGAAGGCGACCGGCCTCAGGCCAACCGAATACGTGCAGGCGCTGCGCATTGCACTGGCGCGCGAAAAGCTTGAATTCAGCCGCGACACTGTCGAGCGGATCGCCTGGACTGTCGGCTACAAGGACCCCTCGGCCTTCCGCAGGGTGTTCCAGAAGGTCACCGGCCTTTCGGCCAGCGCCTATCGCGAGCGGTTCAGCGCCGCAGCCTCGGCCTAG
- a CDS encoding mandelate racemase family protein, whose translation MKIVDITVTKFTYKTRKHQDSHGHSHPGPEKDATQAMLTVKTDTGHEGYAFQSPDALRPAIVDKYFKHAAIGEDAFARERIWQDLERSQRGSGGHFADRSLGALDQALWDLAGRALGVPVYKLLGAYRDKIPAYGSIMCGDELEGGLATPDDYGNFAKTLVQRGYKAIKLHTWMPPIPGAPNPRRDVEACAAVRDAVGPDIALMLDGYHWYSRTDTLYIGKELEKLDFTWIEEPMNESSPSSYAWLSQNLSLPVLGPESAPGKYWTRAEWVKAEASDILRAGVLNSAGLSPLMKTAHLAEAHGLNCEIHGNGAANLTACLAIPNCDWYERGLLHPFLDYDAVPGYLNSLNDPMDSDGYVHGSQLPGLGEDINFDYIDAHRIA comes from the coding sequence GTGAAAATCGTCGATATCACCGTGACAAAGTTCACCTACAAGACGCGCAAGCATCAGGACAGCCACGGTCATTCCCACCCGGGACCGGAAAAGGATGCCACCCAGGCCATGCTGACGGTCAAGACCGACACCGGCCACGAGGGCTATGCCTTTCAAAGTCCGGACGCGCTGCGACCGGCCATTGTGGACAAGTATTTCAAGCATGCCGCGATCGGCGAGGACGCATTTGCCCGCGAGCGTATCTGGCAGGATCTCGAGCGCAGCCAGCGCGGCAGCGGCGGCCACTTTGCCGATCGCAGCCTCGGCGCGCTGGACCAGGCCCTCTGGGACCTGGCCGGTCGTGCGCTGGGTGTCCCGGTCTACAAGCTGCTCGGCGCCTATCGCGACAAGATTCCGGCCTATGGCAGCATCATGTGCGGTGACGAGCTCGAAGGCGGCCTGGCCACTCCGGACGACTACGGCAATTTCGCCAAGACGCTGGTCCAGCGCGGCTACAAGGCCATCAAGCTGCACACGTGGATGCCGCCGATTCCCGGGGCGCCTAACCCCAGGCGCGACGTCGAAGCCTGTGCCGCCGTGCGCGACGCCGTGGGCCCCGACATCGCCCTGATGCTCGACGGCTATCACTGGTACAGCCGCACCGATACGCTCTACATCGGCAAAGAGCTTGAAAAGCTCGACTTCACCTGGATCGAAGAGCCGATGAACGAGTCCAGTCCATCCTCCTATGCCTGGCTGTCGCAAAATCTCAGCCTGCCGGTGCTGGGGCCGGAATCCGCGCCCGGAAAATACTGGACCCGCGCCGAATGGGTGAAGGCCGAAGCCAGCGATATCCTGCGGGCCGGCGTGCTGAATTCGGCCGGCCTATCGCCCCTGATGAAAACCGCGCATCTTGCGGAGGCTCACGGGCTCAATTGCGAAATCCATGGCAATGGTGCCGCCAATCTGACCGCCTGCCTCGCCATCCCCAACTGCGATTGGTACGAACGCGGGCTATTGCACCCGTTCCTCGACTATGACGCCGTCCCCGGCTATCTCAATAGCCTCAATGACCCAATGGATTCAGATGGTTACGTACACGGTTCGCAACTTCCGGGTCTCGGCGAGGACATCAATTTCGACTACATAGACGCCCACCGGATCGCCTGA
- a CDS encoding ABC transporter permease has translation MSPLHRRRLVGFLQSAGSIAVTLLLLVTLTFFLGQVMPVDVVSRLVGADADFQTYEATRLRLGLDEPIYVQFWLYLGRIVTGDFGTALLTGHRVIDDIMRVFPATVELGTFALLIGAGLGIPLGVLAAVRRDKLTDHIIRVVTLLGHSVPIFWLGMMGLLVFYAWLRMVGGSGRVAVFYEGMVPTVTGMLLIDSLLAGDWDVFWSAVRHIILPASVLGYASMASLCRMTRSFMIDQLSQEYVISARVKGLSNWQVVWGHAFPNIRVQLLTIVALAYGSMLEGALLIETIFAWPGFGQYLTSNLLLGDMNAIMVCVLLVGVIFITLNVIADLLYSVFDPRTSK, from the coding sequence ATGTCCCCGCTCCACCGTAGAAGGCTTGTGGGCTTCCTGCAATCGGCCGGTTCGATCGCCGTCACTCTGCTGCTGCTCGTCACCCTGACCTTCTTTCTCGGCCAGGTGATGCCGGTCGACGTCGTGTCCCGCCTCGTGGGCGCCGATGCCGACTTCCAGACCTATGAAGCGACCCGCCTGCGCCTTGGTCTCGACGAGCCGATCTATGTCCAATTCTGGCTCTATCTCGGCCGCATCGTCACCGGCGATTTCGGCACGGCGCTGCTGACGGGCCATCGCGTCATCGACGACATCATGCGCGTTTTCCCGGCCACGGTGGAGCTGGGCACCTTTGCCCTGCTGATCGGCGCTGGCCTCGGCATTCCCCTTGGCGTGCTGGCCGCCGTGCGTCGCGACAAGCTGACGGACCACATCATCCGCGTCGTCACCCTGCTCGGGCATTCCGTGCCCATCTTCTGGCTCGGCATGATGGGGCTGCTGGTGTTCTATGCCTGGCTGAGGATGGTCGGCGGTTCGGGGCGCGTGGCCGTTTTCTACGAGGGCATGGTGCCAACTGTCACCGGCATGCTACTGATCGACTCGCTTCTGGCTGGCGATTGGGACGTGTTCTGGAGCGCGGTGCGCCACATCATCCTGCCCGCCTCGGTGCTCGGCTACGCGTCCATGGCCTCGCTCTGTCGCATGACGCGCAGTTTCATGATCGACCAGCTCAGCCAGGAATACGTCATTTCGGCGCGGGTGAAGGGACTGTCTAACTGGCAGGTGGTCTGGGGCCATGCCTTTCCCAATATCCGCGTGCAGCTTTTGACCATCGTGGCGCTGGCCTATGGCTCGATGCTGGAAGGCGCGCTTCTGATTGAGACCATCTTCGCCTGGCCCGGCTTCGGCCAGTATCTGACCAGCAACCTGCTTCTGGGCGACATGAACGCCATCATGGTCTGCGTGCTCCTCGTGGGTGTGATTTTCATCACCCTCAACGTCATTGCCGACCTCCTTTATTCCGTATTCGATCCGAGGACCTCGAAATGA
- a CDS encoding ABC transporter permease encodes MSLQPAALPAREPFLTREARSTREAMLQRLGIGTLTFLGNRLAVIGVAIILLLVVLAVFAPWIATHDPNLQNLRAAALPPSGANFFGTDEYGRDIYSRIVYGSRITLYIVGLVTITVGPIGLIIGAISGYFGGFVDTVVMRITDLFLAFPSLILTLAFVAVLGPGLEQAVLAIALTGWPAMARLARAETLTIRSSDYIAAAKLQGASSWQIIIGSVIPMCMPSVIVRLTLNMASVILTAAGLGFLGLGAQPPTPEWGAMTSTGRAYMLDSWWMVTFPGLAIMAVSLAFNLFGDGLRDVLDPKSN; translated from the coding sequence ATGAGCCTCCAGCCCGCCGCCCTCCCGGCCAGGGAACCATTTCTCACTCGCGAGGCCCGCTCCACGCGTGAAGCCATGCTGCAGCGTCTCGGCATCGGCACGCTGACCTTCCTCGGCAATCGCCTCGCCGTCATCGGCGTCGCCATCATCCTGCTGCTGGTGGTGCTGGCGGTCTTCGCGCCCTGGATCGCCACGCATGATCCGAACCTGCAGAACCTGCGCGCCGCGGCGCTGCCGCCATCGGGCGCCAACTTCTTCGGCACCGACGAATATGGCCGCGATATCTATAGCCGCATCGTCTACGGCTCGCGCATCACCCTCTATATCGTGGGCCTTGTCACCATTACGGTGGGGCCGATCGGCCTGATCATCGGCGCCATCTCGGGCTATTTCGGCGGCTTCGTCGATACGGTGGTGATGCGCATCACCGATCTCTTCCTTGCCTTCCCCAGCCTGATCCTGACCCTGGCCTTCGTGGCCGTGCTGGGACCGGGGCTGGAACAGGCGGTCCTGGCGATCGCCCTGACCGGTTGGCCCGCCATGGCGCGCCTCGCGCGGGCTGAAACGCTGACCATCCGGTCGTCCGACTATATCGCCGCCGCCAAGCTCCAGGGCGCCTCGTCCTGGCAAATCATCATCGGCTCGGTGATCCCCATGTGCATGCCCTCGGTGATCGTGCGCCTGACGCTCAACATGGCCAGCGTCATCCTCACCGCCGCGGGTCTCGGCTTTCTCGGACTTGGCGCCCAGCCACCGACCCCGGAATGGGGCGCAATGACCTCCACCGGCCGCGCCTACATGCTCGACAGCTGGTGGATGGTGACCTTCCCGGGCCTTGCCATCATGGCCGTCAGCCTTGCCTTCAACCTTTTCGGAGACGGATTGCGCGATGTCCTCGACCCAAAAAGCAATTGA
- a CDS encoding ABC transporter ATP-binding protein — MSSTQKAIDPTQPLIQVEDLWVRYKMRYTSFEAVRGVSFNLGREKLAIVGESGSGKSTVGRALLKLLAGNAEITARRLQFGDIDIAGANDRTMQEIRGSRVSMILQDPKFSLNPVIPVGEQIAEAYRVHHKVSRQEAKARTLDMLAAVQIRSPERVFGQYAHQVSGGMGQRIMIAMMLISDPDVIIADEPTSALDVTVRLQVLAILDDLVRERGMGLIFISHDLSLVRSFCDRVIIMYGGQIMETVAAADLDNVQHPYSRGLLNALPSLENRRPRLPVMQRDPSWSALRGERT; from the coding sequence ATGTCCTCGACCCAAAAAGCAATTGATCCGACACAGCCGCTGATCCAGGTCGAAGACCTCTGGGTGCGCTACAAGATGCGCTACACCAGCTTCGAGGCGGTGCGCGGCGTCTCGTTCAATCTCGGGCGCGAAAAGCTCGCCATCGTCGGCGAGAGCGGCTCGGGCAAGTCGACCGTCGGCCGCGCGCTGCTCAAGCTTCTGGCCGGCAATGCCGAGATCACTGCCAGGCGGTTGCAGTTCGGCGATATCGACATTGCCGGCGCCAATGACAGGACCATGCAGGAGATCCGCGGCTCGCGCGTGTCGATGATCCTGCAGGATCCCAAATTCTCGCTCAATCCGGTGATCCCGGTGGGCGAGCAGATCGCCGAAGCCTATCGCGTGCACCACAAGGTGTCGCGCCAGGAGGCCAAGGCGCGCACGCTCGACATGCTGGCGGCGGTGCAGATCCGCTCGCCCGAGCGCGTCTTCGGGCAATATGCCCATCAGGTCTCGGGCGGCATGGGCCAGCGCATCATGATCGCCATGATGCTGATCTCCGACCCTGATGTCATCATCGCCGACGAGCCGACCTCGGCGCTCGACGTGACTGTGCGGCTCCAGGTTCTCGCCATTCTCGACGACCTCGTGCGCGAGCGCGGCATGGGGCTGATCTTCATCAGCCACGATCTCAGCCTCGTCCGCTCCTTCTGCGATCGCGTCATCATCATGTATGGCGGGCAGATCATGGAAACCGTGGCGGCGGCCGATCTCGACAATGTGCAGCATCCCTATAGCCGGGGCCTGCTCAATGCCCTGCCCTCGCTCGAAAACCGCCGGCCGCGCCTGCCTGTGATGCAACGCGATCCCAGCTGGTCGGCGCTGCGGGGAGAACGCACATGA